The Nerophis ophidion isolate RoL-2023_Sa linkage group LG21, RoL_Noph_v1.0, whole genome shotgun sequence region gtctagcaaaactcctagccattatggacaacacctcccacccactacactcggaccttgcagagagaatgagcaccttcagtggaaggctcagactcccaaaatgcaacacggaacgacacaggaggtccttcacaccgacagccatcagactgtataatgcatatgttccttgactgcacttaaatgtagaatatatttatattattcatatatattatattatttattattatcattgtttattgtgagcgaactgtggtgctgaatttcccccagggatcaataaagtactttctattctattctattcttatggcggagaaataaacatttaattgacgggcaacagctctggtggacattgctgcagtcagcatgcctactgcacgctccctcaaaacttgcgacatctgaagcattgtgttgtgtgataaaactgcacatttcacagtggccttttattttggacagctcaaggcacacctgtcaggtgggatggattatcttggcaaagaaaaaatgctcactaacaaatgtatacagatttgtgaacaatatttgagaggaacaggtattttgtgtttatagtcaaagttttcgatctttgagttcatttaaattgggaacaagaacaaaagcgttgcgttttttttttttgtatttagtataactcctaaaaaaaatgtcttgcaatatgcagtttgatcattcctgctgcaaatagtatacatactgtgattctatattgcagaaaaggtgttagatgatcgatatgtgctataatctaatataagcccccctccagtgtggagagcataataacatgaatgtagagggaaagaagtgtttccaagggcacataatgcttctagtacacaaaaatagggtgatctgtgccacttttgctgctatcaattgcacaaagtagatcacatacaacacgtccaccaacagtacatgcaattttatagtttgcgcacacagataagtgtgtgggaattggatcctcaaagatcaggctcttaatattttcagaaaatgggagtattattagaatcagacctgcagctggctctgtattgttctttttcctcctgcctgacgtggatttcggttcttgctgaggtgtgtttgctgatcttcttctgggtgtggcttcttcttgaggtccattttcttcttcctttGCTGCTTTTGTGGGCTTTTTGGCTGCTTTTTTCTTCACTGTGCTGTCAGAGTTGTGTTTCCTGGACACCTGAAGTACAGCCACAATGGGGTTAGATTTCTATGTGCTGGTGGTGATTACCTACTGAATATACCTTTTTCTTGCGGGGGTAATCATGGTCTGCATCTGTATCTTTTCTCTTTTTGGCCTTTGGAGACTTTGATTCTGGTGTGTGAGAAAAGATAAAGACACACTAAGCTTTCTCTTATGTGTAATGGTATCTCAACTATTTTTTCTGGCGTTTACCTTTAGGAGCCATAGGACCTGGATCGCCCTGAAATGACACCATTTTATATTAGTCAATACATGCTACAAATATAGTTGTTACGTATGAAAATGTGTTTGCATACTTTGAACCACATAGTCCTGCCATTGTGGTCGCGTACAGACTTCATTCCATCCACATAGTAACACTGCAACCAGGCCTCAAAACCTGAGTAGTCTTTCTTCTCTGGATCGTAACCTTTCCCACCTCCATAAACAAAAAGTCTAAATAAGAGGAGCACCTTTGTGTCGTTGTCTTCCCCCCACCCCGATCAACCTTGAAACATGGATTCTTACCTAAGTTCACCACCTCCAGCGGTACTGTGTGGCAAAGTCTGAGCAGGTCTGTATTCTCCTCTTCCATTTTGTCCTTTTTGGCTCCCTTAACATTTTTGGGcaaaataaactgttaataatcgaggtaaaatacttgtttgtacttatttgacctttttgctatggatctccttttttacagctttcttgtcttcacacgcATCCTCTGACTCGAGGCCTTCCAGCACAGTCCGGGCAGGCACAAAGGGTGGAATGTTCAACCTGGAAGACACACAGGGGCATCTTTCCAAAAACAGAAGGTATTTTGTGTGGAAACAGTGCTACACTTTTATAGTAAACACATTTCCAAGTGAAATTAGGAATTGCTTGTTTATTCATCCAAGATGATTAGAATCTGGGgaatacaaaaacattcttcactctccttttcagatcacggtgacctgagtatgtatcttcattcaatggtcatttcttttacagcaggctctttggtgaagtgtaatattattgctaggagtcttgcaaaagtacttcacacagtgggcacggctgtaacaaaataacactgcaatgtactgtcaacatgtacaaaaccccaaaccagtgaagtagcacgttgtgtaaatggtaaataaaaacagaatacaatgatttgtaaatcctttttaacttatattcaattgaatagactgcaaagacaagatatttgatgttggatctgagaaacttttttttttgcaaatattagctcattttggaatttgatgcctgcaacatgcttaaaaaaagctggcacgagtgtcaaaaaagaccgaaaaagttgaggaatgctcatcaaacacttgtttcccatagcaaagcaatattgaagatgagatctcatgtatgtcttatatatatctcctagacataaaagagcactaagggagaccaaagtagttttctcattcttctcaaatgtatctcctgagaaataaggctcacagtgagcactatgagagatctcatagttgtctaatagttatctcttttccccatttcaactaagaccaaaatgagagatgaatgagctggtctccaatatgtctcaattatgactcagtgagagaaacacctggttttgtttctcactactcactgtttgagttctcagatgtctcttttctatttcggcaaaaagacaattgatgagtattgctttcaatatgtctcaatgatgtctcagtgagagatatacttggttttgtctctcactgctcactatttgagttgttagatatacccgttttctaaaaaaatgcattttaatgggctcaatttagttatacctcaatcatattccagttgatctcatgccaacattgggagaaaataatgaattcagacaatatggatatatggtctgtaatctaaatggtttatttaaataaagttggacttaatttgttgatttcttatccacacgtcatgtacagtaactcagtgactacaattgtgagatttaaaactgaacccaaacaatactgatatgatcacaagacactttgtaagagcttttaacatttgtgaactttctagagcagtggttctcaaactcttttaacaaagtaccacttcagaagatatttggctctccaaccaccatcataaggactaatattaaaatgcagtagcatagtaggcctatgtattcattaaaaaagacagtggctttattaaacaagtaaatgtaatatatttgccactgaaatattacacacaatgcaaaaacatcatcaacagtgatactccatatacagtacatatttacagaatccacggcaacatcacatcagtgtgtattttcagagcatttataacaatgattaaagatttgatttgtggcttcttaggccagttcagttcttcattatttcaaacttttcaagtgtgttggggaaatgaactgcaatcactatgccaggcatagatgtgaagtcaaggaaaacaactttacccaatatgtcatccaagaatactactgtactgcagaggtttccaataggggaataacatgactgcatgtctcatatgttacactatcttgcagcaaagaaaaacctgcatgtttatattcaccaacgagggcccatttggcacatgaatgtgctgtggtaaacaagaaatcaatctgtacatactttaaaaaaaggatgagaacctttcttctgacacactggtcccacaaagcaggcattttatttgtttactttctattggcccaaaacaattcttggaggatttatgtaatatagtaggcgatgatgcagagtgggataaaaaaaagttttggaacttctgcacactgtttaagcagtctgtgttcagactatcgggataaagcaacttgaacattttgagcatatggcttagggccttacctgtgactttaggacagtttacataacccatgctgataagaaggcactctgccatggtttctgatgcattgtcatgtattggtttgtctgttgtgtccttgaaattggactcttctgcacactcctcactcaaaccatcttcaaatccttcattaaacgtatgtccgtcattgtacatccaatcccctatatcagggagagcttcctcaaatgattgaaatggatcatactcagcatcgacatgtcattcagttgttaggccatcaggaggatgtatgagggctgatctggaaaatggttttccattctcttcgatggtcagaagtagaaatattttcatgtgctgaaattaaaatagaatacaaatcactaaaggttttttgataacattttgtcacaaggcaaaacgtataacatctcagcatatcgctcacattcttacactccaaagtttgtcacatttgagcaggatttgctttgtgacaaaattcacagcaaaacattattcagccacagaagacggtgggtgtacctggcaggtggggagaggcttgatgttccagagtggtacatcctgcacggtcacctgaaggttggatgtgttccatttgaagagcagtgttttgggctccttcagggggcaccgcctcatgcagtgttaccctgctgctaccccctgacacaaagaagaggaaccaacAAACTCTAAAGATacaaatcattgaaaaaaaaaacagacaaaaacatgcaaaacaagaaggaagttgacataaattgaacacattatacaaatccagctaatggaatgcatttcctttttccccacatcttgagcgcattgtagttcatgtttacgtatcttctgcgtttgtggtaacacatcatccacagtgttaaatgtaactcatcacaatacaacacacactataaaaagaaagttgtggatgctaatgccaatcattagtaaatacacaacagcaaaccaaacctatgagaaaggatcttgacgagggatgcaacattattctaaatataaccttattttgatttcaaaattgtcacaataatgccgtgatgtgtgacgctatcaaacgagaacaccagtcgctgtgttttttctgacaatattaagtgggctcatctgagaagtaaactggttcTCCCATGAAAACCCGCCGTGTGGGAAAACAAGGTTCAAACGGGACATTATAGAAGGgcgaaaaagtggaagtgtgcaggagtgatgggaacgtttgtgctttggttagccgaggaattgttgctgtgaaatatttctgtgcctataactgtcgtgttagttgaaccttaaacaaagtctgcatactgcaaggtaaagcatgccacgttcatccagaccatttccaaatcgacccagagcccttgcagctcaccagaggaaatgtggacatgcacaaaataagacatttgctgacactacacaccacaatgtctacaataagttagggaataggagtaatatattagaatgagttatatgttagaaccgttatttggaaaatatcgttcatgtgagggaaaatatgcatttgtgaggtatttacatgattaaaagtcaaattattagttaactcttaagaatcagtattctacaaactaatacaatttggactgcaaagggcagtttcttaggaagttcaaagtttaaaaacactcaactaaacagcagtgatgtaacaatatcaaaatgtcatatcaccgttactgtgaccaaaatgatcactgtttgcattataatggcagtattgttgaatgtgctaaaaaggtcatcaaacccacaataataccaagttgtattgaaaaaaaaacataccggacacacagtatagtttcttggcaaaagaaacattattgttctacattagttacactggatgtttactgtttatgtcagtttaaagacacttatttgaaaatgttggtttttgtgtgttacttgaaattctgcaccattcctttgcacctaaaatacctgtttttaatgataaatatgattacaacatatgaaaatgatgtttgtgttcaattacagtaagtgtgtttatcctaaacattcctcccacgtcatttaacacactttgacatttttgtaacaatatcttaccctggctttaacactatgacgatatcataccgtgaaatgttgatattgttacatccttagtcatgacctgatgttacctaccagctttaacttggaggtgaaaggttccaaaaacatgaattacacatgctgagataactcctatttgaagtttcattcttcatatgtgctaatgtaatcagggtcaaagaaagcaatattttcatgtttgttcctgacaaactgtggacagctttttatctgtaaatctcaatcagaactaattgacttcaagaaagaacaggcatatacatataacttacttggacattgctggtcattctccacattcacataggtgcatgctgcaggacgggatgactgcaggaagaaaaagaaagtatcacatattatatctgctgccagtttaatgcaccaccactataccagtctactcagcaactttacagtccttcttgatcttttatttgattccacttctttaccagttcttcttcatcgttttccagcttttccttttgtcatttcgacactccaatactatataaatcaatcaatcaatcaatgtttatttatatagccccaaatcacaaatgtctcaaaggactgtacaaatcattacgactacaacatcctgggaagaacccacaaaagggcaaggaaaactcacacccagtgggcagggagaattcacatccagtgggacgctagtgacaatgctgactatgagaaaccttggagaggacctcagatgtgggcaacccccccccccctctaggggaccgaaagcaatggatgtggagcgggtctaacatgatactgtgaaagttcaatccatagtggctccaacacagccgcgagagttcagttcaagcggatccaagacagcagcgagagtcccgtccacaggaaaccatctcaagcggaggcggaaaccatctcaagcggaggcggatcagcagcgtagagatgtccccaaccgatacaggcgagcggtccatcctgggtcccgacgagcggtccatcctgggtctcgactctggacagccagtacttcatccatggtcatcggaccggaccccctccacaagggagggggggacataggagaaagaaaagaagcggcagatcaactggtctaaaaaggaggtctatttaaaggctagagtatacagatgagttttaaggtgagacttaaatgcttctactgaggtggcatctccaactgttaccggaagggcattccagagtactggagcccggacggaaaacgctctatagcccgcagactttttttgggctctaggaatcactaataagccggagtcttttgaacgcagatttcttgccgggacatatggtacaatacaatcggcaagataggatggagctagaccgtgtagtattttatacgtaagtagtaaaaccttaaagtcacatcttaagtgcacaggaagccagtgcaggtgagccagtataggtatatatgtatgtatatatgtatataaaggtatatacagtataggtatatatgtatgtatatatgtatataaaggtatatacagtatatatgtatgtatatacgtatataaaggtatatacagtatatatgtatgtatatatgtatataaaggtatatacagtatatatgtatgtatatatgtatataaaggtatatacagtatatatgtatgtatatacgtatataaaggtatatacagtatatatgtatgtatatacgtatatcaaactaataataataatacctgctatagcagccgcaacattaatacagccacaacgacaactcttgctgacctactgccctcggtaatggcaccattcccaaagtatgtgggctctattgataacctcactaacaactttaacgacgccctgcgcgaaaccattgataacatagcaccgctaaagttaaaaaaggctccaaaaaagcgcaccccgtggtttacagttatgcagaaagctggaacgcaaatggcgcacgactaaacttgaggtgcaccatcaagcatggagtgatggtttaataacttataaacgcatgcttaccttagctaaagctaaatattactcaaatctcatccaccgtaataaaaacgatcctaaatttttgtttagtacggtagcatcgctaacccaacaagggactccttccagtagctccacccactcagctgatgactttatgcaattctttagtaagaaaattgaagtcattagaaaggagattaaagacaatgcgtcccagctacaacggggttctattaacactgacacgattgtatatacggcggatactgccctccaaaatagtttctctcgttttgaggaaataacattagaggaattgttacaacgtgtaaatggaataaaacagacaacatgtttatttgaccctcttcctgggaaactgatcaaggagctctttgaattattaggtccatcagtgctaaatattataaacttatcactctcctcgggcagtgttcccctagcattcaaaaaagcggttattcatcctcttcttaaaagacctaacctcgatcctgacctcatggtaaattaccgaccggtgtctcaccttccctttatttcaaaaatccttgaaaaaattgttgcggagcagttaaatgaacacttagcgtctaacaatctatgtgaaacctttcaatccggtttcagggcaaatcactccacggagacagccctcgcaaaaatgactaatgatctattgctaacgatggattctgatgcgtcatctatgttgctgctcctcgatcttatcgctgctttcgataccgtcgatcataatattttattagaacgtatcaaaacacgaattggtatgtcagacttagccctgtcttggtttaactcttatcttactgataggatgcagtgtgtctcccataacaatgtgacctcggactacgttaaggtaacgtgtggagttccccagggttcggtccttggccctgcactcttcagcatctacatgctgccgctaggtgacatcatacgcaaatacggtatcagctttcactgttatgctgatgacacccaactctacatgcccctaaagctgaccaacacgccggattgtagtccgctggaggcgtgtcttaatgaaattaaacaatggatgtccgctaactttttgcaactcaacgccaaaaaaacggaaatgctgattatcggtcctgctatacaccgaactctatttaataatacaactctaacatttgacaaccaaacaattaaacaaggcgacacggtaaagaatctgggtattatcttcgacccaactctctcctttgagtcacacattaaaagcgttactaaaacggccttctttcatctccgtaacatcgctaaaattcgctccattctgtccactaaagacgctga contains the following coding sequences:
- the LOC133540204 gene encoding endonuclease 8-like 1, with translation MSKLNIPPFVPARTVLEGLESEDACEDKKAVKKEIHSKKGAKKDKMEEENTDLLRLCHTVPLEVVNLGGKGYDPEKKDYSGFEAWLQCYYVDGMKSVRDHNGRTMWFKGDPGPMAPKESKSPKAKKRKDTDADHDYPRKKKVSRKHNSDSTVKKKAAKKPTKAAKEEENGPQEEATPRRRSANTPQQEPKSTSGRRKKNNTEPAAGLILIILPFSENIKSLIFEDPIPTHLSVCANYKIACTVGGRVVCDLLCAIDSSKSGTDHPIFVY